One window of Paenibacillus sp. FSL K6-3182 genomic DNA carries:
- a CDS encoding superoxide dismutase, with protein sequence MAHQLPALPYAHNALEPHIDATTMEIHHGRHHNAYVTNLNAALESAPELQSKSIEDLISDLASVPEAIRTAVRNNGGGHANHSLFWETIAPNAGGAPTGALAAAIESELGGFEAFKADFAKAATTRFGSGWAFLAVANGKLKVYSLPNQDSPIMEGETPILGLDVWEHAYYLNYQNKRPDYIAAFWNVVNWDEVGKRYEAAVK encoded by the coding sequence ATGGCACATCAACTACCTGCTTTGCCGTACGCGCACAACGCACTTGAGCCGCATATCGATGCGACTACAATGGAAATTCACCACGGCCGTCACCATAACGCTTACGTGACTAACCTTAACGCTGCTTTGGAGTCCGCTCCAGAATTGCAAAGCAAATCAATCGAAGATTTGATCTCCGATCTTGCTAGCGTTCCTGAAGCAATCCGTACTGCTGTTCGCAACAATGGCGGCGGACATGCTAACCACAGCTTGTTCTGGGAAACAATCGCTCCAAACGCTGGCGGAGCACCTACTGGCGCTCTTGCAGCAGCAATTGAAAGCGAGCTAGGCGGCTTTGAAGCTTTCAAAGCTGACTTCGCAAAAGCAGCAACAACACGTTTCGGCAGCGGCTGGGCATTCCTAGCAGTTGCAAACGGCAAATTGAAAGTATACAGCTTGCCAAACCAAGACAGCCCGATCATGGAAGGCGAAACGCCAATCCTTGGTCTTGATGTATGGGAGCACGCTTACTACCTGAACTACCAAAACAAACGCCCTGATTACATCGCAGCGTTCTGGAACGTAGTTAACTGGGATGAAGTTGGCAAACGTTACGAAGCAGCTGTTAAATAA
- a CDS encoding GNAT family N-acetyltransferase, with product MNVRSFQLSDYRSITALLEEVLTEECYEQTMEAFARQLSWDSDLVLVAVENSEIVGMIIGTIDNNKGYYYRIAVSPLHQRKGIGKTLIQALRQRFEQRRVTKILITADEHNEPVLPLYESMGYVANDFIRSFQKLSIVAG from the coding sequence ATGAATGTTCGTTCCTTCCAGTTGTCCGATTACCGATCAATTACAGCACTGCTTGAAGAGGTTCTAACAGAAGAGTGCTACGAACAAACGATGGAAGCTTTTGCCCGCCAGTTGTCATGGGATAGTGATTTAGTATTAGTCGCTGTCGAAAATTCCGAAATTGTGGGCATGATTATCGGTACGATTGATAATAACAAAGGTTATTATTATCGAATTGCTGTATCTCCTCTCCACCAACGGAAAGGAATCGGTAAAACGCTTATCCAGGCATTGCGCCAGCGCTTCGAACAGCGCCGTGTCACAAAGATACTAATTACCGCGGACGAGCACAACGAGCCAGTTTTACCGCTGTACGAGTCGATGGGGTATGTAGCCAACGATTTTATCAGATCTTTTCAGAAATTGAGCATTGTAGCTGGTTAA
- a CDS encoding DUF402 domain-containing protein, translating to MEPYRHCVIKSFKHNGHIHRIWQQNWLVPDELLDEQHKAESIKVLINRQTPIQESDGKIWISRVPAVSFFIPGQWFNVVALLEDGGVRYYCNIASPLYIQGDVLTYIDYDLDVIRTVDGGRTVVDQDEYEMHKAAYHYPKMVEEKVHEGLDALLQRMDQGQSPFQDQLVLKYYEDWLKRSEEVGQ from the coding sequence ATGGAACCATATCGGCACTGTGTCATCAAAAGCTTCAAACATAACGGTCACATTCACCGTATATGGCAACAGAATTGGCTTGTGCCTGATGAGCTGCTTGACGAGCAGCATAAAGCGGAATCCATTAAGGTGCTCATAAACCGTCAAACGCCGATTCAAGAGTCTGATGGTAAGATATGGATCAGCCGCGTCCCAGCAGTCTCCTTTTTTATACCGGGGCAGTGGTTCAATGTTGTGGCTCTGCTAGAGGACGGAGGCGTCCGCTATTATTGCAATATTGCCTCACCGCTGTACATTCAGGGTGATGTGCTTACCTATATCGATTACGATTTGGACGTTATTCGTACAGTTGATGGTGGAAGAACAGTCGTCGATCAAGATGAATATGAGATGCACAAAGCGGCTTACCACTATCCGAAAATGGTCGAAGAAAAGGTGCATGAGGGTCTTGATGCGCTTTTGCAGCGGATGGATCAAGGGCAATCGCCTTTTCAGGATCAGCTTGTGCTGAAGTATTATGAGGATTGGTTGAAACGAAGTGAAGAGGTGGGACAATGA
- the lepB gene encoding signal peptidase I: MSLEDQNRKPSNEKAGISVDAGLSAHTVASNRSNWLSELLDWSKTLVVAFAVVLLLHFFVFNLSKVEGHSMEPTLTEHEWLFVNKFVYLVGKPKVGDVVILKEPDMGEVEEKFLVKRIVGVSGDRIEIHNKQLYRNGELVDEPYTDSLIEDMSYGPEVISEGNYFVMGDNRHARASLDSRTFHAVPEELIRGRADYILWPYKKIRAL, encoded by the coding sequence ATGAGCCTTGAGGACCAGAATCGCAAGCCAAGTAATGAAAAAGCAGGAATCAGTGTAGATGCGGGATTATCTGCCCATACTGTTGCAAGCAATCGCTCCAATTGGCTCTCAGAACTGCTCGATTGGTCGAAAACATTGGTTGTTGCATTTGCTGTGGTGCTGCTTCTGCATTTTTTTGTATTTAACCTCTCGAAGGTAGAAGGTCATTCGATGGAGCCGACGTTAACGGAGCATGAGTGGCTGTTCGTTAATAAATTTGTATACCTGGTCGGCAAGCCCAAGGTTGGTGATGTCGTTATTTTGAAGGAACCGGATATGGGGGAAGTCGAAGAAAAGTTTCTTGTGAAAAGGATCGTTGGGGTTTCCGGTGATCGTATAGAAATCCATAATAAACAATTGTACCGTAACGGCGAGCTAGTGGACGAGCCTTACACGGATTCATTAATAGAAGATATGAGCTACGGGCCTGAAGTAATTAGTGAAGGAAACTATTTTGTAATGGGAGATAATCGACATGCTAGGGCGAGCTTGGACAGCCGGACGTTTCACGCTGTGCCAGAAGAGCTTATTCGCGGCAGAGCCGATTATATTTTATGGCCTTACAAAAAGATAAGAGCGCTTTAA
- the rnhA gene encoding ribonuclease HI yields the protein MKDVMIYTDGACSGNPGPGGWGAVLFFGVHQKEISGGEKHSTNNRMEIQAVIEGLKLLKEPCKVTVYSDSAYVVNCFQKGWIHGWLRNGWKNSKKEPVENQELWKALWELMQRHKVEYVKVKGHSDNEWNNRCDELAREAIKRL from the coding sequence ATGAAGGACGTTATGATCTATACGGACGGTGCATGCTCCGGCAATCCGGGGCCGGGCGGCTGGGGAGCAGTGCTGTTTTTTGGCGTTCATCAGAAGGAAATTTCAGGTGGAGAGAAACACTCGACGAACAATCGTATGGAAATCCAAGCAGTAATCGAAGGGTTGAAGCTGCTCAAGGAGCCCTGTAAGGTGACGGTGTATAGTGATTCAGCGTATGTCGTGAATTGCTTCCAGAAAGGCTGGATACACGGCTGGCTGCGCAACGGCTGGAAGAACAGCAAGAAAGAACCTGTTGAGAACCAAGAGCTCTGGAAAGCGCTTTGGGAGCTTATGCAGCGTCATAAAGTAGAATACGTAAAGGTAAAAGGCCATAGCGATAATGAATGGAATAATCGTTGTGACGAGCTGGCTCGTGAAGCAATTAAAAGGTTATAG
- the queG gene encoding tRNA epoxyqueuosine(34) reductase QueG, with translation MMTDRWAKLKEEMIAAAPSLGIDKIGIASADPFTSLKQILLRHRELGRESGFEEPDIEKRTNPALLFENPQSIIAIAIAYPSKLKDPPKSEPGARRGIMSRSAWGEDYHKVLRDRLAKLEAWLRERMPDLRVESMVDTGALSDRAVAERAGIGWSAKNCAIISPELGSWIYLGEMITNVPFEPDEPITESCGSCTKCIDACPTDALVGPGQLNSSRCISFVTQTKGMISDEFMRKIGNRLYGCDTCQTVCPINRGKNWTHQPELQPDMELVKPLLVPLLTIGNKEFQARYGRTSSAWRGKKPIQRNAVIALGNFKEASAVPYLIKVLEQDPRPVLRGTAAWSLARIGGEQAKSALLGASVKETDEEALQAIANAIAQLSTIPEDNLEAGGANE, from the coding sequence ATGATGACAGATAGATGGGCAAAGCTGAAGGAAGAGATGATTGCGGCGGCACCAAGCCTCGGCATCGACAAGATAGGGATCGCTTCCGCGGATCCATTCACATCATTAAAGCAAATTTTGCTAAGGCACCGCGAGCTCGGAAGAGAGTCTGGCTTCGAGGAGCCTGACATTGAGAAAAGAACGAATCCAGCGCTGTTGTTTGAAAATCCGCAGTCGATTATTGCAATAGCCATTGCCTATCCATCCAAGCTGAAGGACCCTCCTAAATCAGAGCCGGGTGCAAGGCGAGGTATTATGTCACGATCGGCTTGGGGAGAAGATTACCATAAAGTGTTGCGCGATCGGCTTGCTAAGCTGGAAGCATGGCTAAGGGAGCGGATGCCGGATTTGCGCGTGGAAAGCATGGTCGATACCGGCGCATTGTCGGATCGCGCCGTTGCTGAGCGAGCAGGCATTGGATGGAGCGCAAAAAACTGCGCGATCATATCGCCGGAGCTAGGCTCGTGGATTTACCTCGGTGAGATGATTACCAATGTTCCATTTGAACCGGATGAACCGATAACGGAAAGCTGCGGCAGCTGCACCAAATGTATTGACGCTTGCCCGACGGATGCACTAGTTGGACCGGGTCAATTGAATTCAAGCCGCTGCATCTCCTTTGTCACACAAACGAAGGGAATGATATCGGACGAGTTCATGCGAAAAATCGGCAATCGGCTTTATGGCTGCGATACTTGCCAGACGGTCTGCCCGATAAACCGCGGCAAAAACTGGACGCATCAACCAGAGCTGCAGCCGGATATGGAATTAGTAAAGCCGCTGCTCGTACCGCTTCTAACGATAGGCAACAAGGAGTTTCAAGCCAGATATGGCCGAACATCCTCCGCTTGGCGGGGCAAGAAGCCGATTCAGCGCAATGCAGTAATCGCGCTCGGCAACTTTAAAGAGGCTAGCGCAGTGCCTTATTTGATCAAGGTGCTGGAGCAGGATCCTCGCCCGGTGCTCCGCGGAACAGCTGCATGGTCGCTTGCGCGAATTGGCGGCGAGCAGGCAAAGTCTGCTTTGCTTGGAGCATCAGTGAAGGAAACGGATGAGGAAGCACTGCAGGCGATAGCGAATGCCATTGCTCAATTAAGCACGATTCCAGAAGACAACTTGGAAGCAGGTGGCGCAAATGAGTGA
- a CDS encoding methylated-DNA--[protein]-cysteine S-methyltransferase, producing MSERLYTAEIDSPIGPMTLTATDKGICHLDFAPYDSALEKLEQWTKRVFGHVGADITRVEAASHEQLNEAARQLALYFAGELLQFDLPIQMYGTPFQQKVWAALQQIPYGETRTYKDIAVMLDQPGAMRAVGGANNRNPVSIIVPCHRVIGASGQMIGYGGGLPIKLALLDLEKSAK from the coding sequence ATGAGTGAACGACTTTATACGGCTGAGATCGATTCGCCTATCGGGCCGATGACGTTAACGGCAACGGACAAAGGGATTTGCCACTTGGACTTCGCTCCTTACGATTCGGCTTTAGAGAAACTAGAGCAGTGGACGAAGCGTGTATTTGGGCACGTTGGCGCGGATATTACGCGGGTCGAAGCAGCATCTCATGAACAGCTGAATGAAGCAGCAAGGCAGTTGGCGCTTTATTTTGCCGGAGAGCTTCTGCAATTCGATCTGCCTATTCAAATGTATGGCACACCGTTTCAGCAGAAGGTGTGGGCAGCTTTGCAGCAAATCCCTTATGGGGAAACGCGTACTTATAAGGATATCGCTGTGATGCTGGATCAGCCTGGAGCTATGCGTGCCGTAGGTGGAGCGAACAATCGCAACCCTGTCTCGATCATCGTGCCTTGTCATCGCGTGATTGGGGCAAGCGGCCAAATGATTGGTTATGGCGGAGGTCTTCCTATTAAACTCGCGCTGCTTGATCTGGAAAAGAGTGCGAAATAA
- a CDS encoding YneF family protein, which yields MSWVNIVVPIVTLIAGAVGGFFVGVFYLRKQLEKMQNDPEMIQKMAKQMGYNLNKQQMQKAQHMMKNQKMPRR from the coding sequence ATGTCGTGGGTGAACATTGTTGTACCAATTGTAACTTTAATTGCTGGAGCTGTTGGGGGCTTTTTTGTAGGCGTATTCTATCTGCGGAAGCAGCTTGAGAAAATGCAAAATGATCCAGAAATGATTCAGAAAATGGCGAAGCAAATGGGCTACAATCTGAATAAGCAGCAAATGCAAAAAGCGCAGCACATGATGAAAAACCAAAAGATGCCTCGCAGATAA
- the folE gene encoding GTP cyclohydrolase I FolE codes for MAGKKDYVNSSVSSNREQIEHHIREILKLVGEDVEREGLLETPARVTRMYEEIFAGYEVDPREVLGVTFDEQHEELVIVKDIVYYSQCEHHMAPFFGKAHIGYIPSGKIAGLSKLARLVEAITRRLQVQERITSQIADILTEELQPHGVMVVVEGEHLCMCSRGVKKPGSMTVTSAVRGDFRSNPALRSEFLTLLKQ; via the coding sequence ATGGCGGGAAAGAAAGATTACGTCAATTCGAGTGTTTCGAGCAACCGGGAGCAAATTGAACATCACATAAGAGAAATATTGAAACTTGTCGGTGAAGATGTAGAGCGTGAAGGCTTGCTGGAAACACCCGCTCGTGTGACTCGAATGTATGAGGAGATTTTTGCCGGATATGAGGTTGATCCTCGTGAGGTGCTGGGCGTTACGTTCGATGAGCAGCATGAAGAGCTTGTTATTGTAAAAGATATCGTTTATTACAGTCAGTGCGAGCATCACATGGCGCCGTTTTTCGGAAAAGCGCATATTGGCTACATTCCTAGCGGCAAAATCGCTGGTCTTAGCAAGCTTGCTAGACTCGTAGAGGCGATTACTCGCCGCCTGCAGGTGCAAGAGCGGATTACATCACAAATTGCGGATATCCTTACTGAGGAGCTGCAGCCGCATGGCGTCATGGTCGTCGTGGAAGGCGAGCATTTGTGCATGTGTTCACGCGGGGTGAAGAAGCCTGGCAGCATGACCGTAACGTCTGCGGTAAGAGGCGACTTCCGCAGCAATCCTGCGCTTCGCTCCGAGTTTTTGACATTATTAAAGCAATAG
- a CDS encoding Fe-Mn family superoxide dismutase, whose protein sequence is MVVLFVYGTLMPVRVMELVRHWKLQEKEHIAVILQAAPEMERQYVQLLQAWEPVFSNTAQYTNQWLDEWLPIPSRLPSYMEQTIEAVVETSLEQSRTYVDQLRQLTERTASASSDVTKSVISHAIRESNYYIGLMSSYRQKVTSSGNNQHRAIVQQVPIGGHTLPPLPYAYSALEPYIDEHTMRIHHDIHHQSYVDGLNEAELQLKIARETNQFELVKHWERELAFNGAGHYLHTLFWSIMTPYGGGEPIGALSQQIRNDFGSFSAFKNQFSKAAAKVEGSGWAILVWSPRSSRLEILTAEKHQNLSQWDVVPLLALDVWEHAYYLKHQNKRPEYIQDWWNVVNWTFVSDRFEEARKLVWVPF, encoded by the coding sequence ATGGTCGTGCTTTTTGTTTATGGAACGCTCATGCCCGTTCGCGTAATGGAATTAGTTAGACATTGGAAGCTGCAAGAGAAAGAGCATATCGCCGTTATTTTGCAGGCAGCTCCTGAGATGGAGCGTCAGTATGTTCAGCTTCTCCAAGCATGGGAGCCTGTTTTCTCCAATACCGCTCAATATACTAATCAATGGCTGGATGAATGGCTTCCCATTCCGTCACGCTTGCCATCCTATATGGAACAAACGATTGAAGCGGTTGTAGAGACATCTCTTGAACAATCAAGAACGTATGTCGATCAACTCAGGCAGCTAACTGAGCGCACCGCGTCGGCTTCTTCTGATGTCACCAAATCAGTCATCTCACACGCCATTCGTGAATCCAACTATTATATCGGCTTAATGAGCTCCTATCGACAAAAGGTAACCAGCTCAGGCAATAATCAGCACCGTGCAATTGTCCAGCAAGTCCCCATCGGGGGACACACATTGCCTCCTCTGCCCTATGCTTACAGTGCCCTCGAGCCTTATATCGATGAGCATACGATGCGAATCCATCATGATATACACCATCAGTCCTATGTCGATGGTCTAAATGAAGCGGAATTGCAGCTCAAAATCGCTCGCGAGACGAATCAATTTGAGCTGGTTAAGCATTGGGAGCGAGAGCTTGCTTTTAACGGTGCCGGCCACTACTTACATACTCTGTTCTGGAGCATCATGACGCCATATGGTGGTGGTGAACCGATAGGAGCTCTGAGCCAGCAAATCCGAAATGATTTTGGCAGCTTCTCCGCCTTTAAGAATCAATTCAGCAAGGCAGCGGCGAAGGTGGAGGGCAGCGGCTGGGCGATTCTAGTTTGGAGTCCACGCAGCAGCCGGCTTGAAATATTAACCGCAGAGAAACATCAGAATTTATCACAATGGGATGTTGTGCCATTGTTGGCCTTGGATGTGTGGGAACACGCCTATTATTTAAAACATCAGAACAAACGGCCTGAGTATATTCAGGATTGGTGGAATGTCGTGAATTGGACCTTCGTTAGTGATCGATTTGAAGAAGCTCGAAAGCTCGTATGGGTGCCATTCTAA
- a CDS encoding alpha/beta fold hydrolase translates to MSTTIMTPLPLEGGFPKNLHPFPLGDSDNLSQLRKTKSRSKHLLVASIASLTAMCLIAVIIFHGYVAWMLAYPYVAPLSSNPQAAIGLDYEDVIFPSKSGNTTVSGWFIPAESDASEAAPSARTVVFSHGYGANREESWVPMYELSKLLHGLNYNILLFDYGYASKEYKAPATGGLEESQQLLAAVDYAKSRGAEDIVVWGFSMGAGTALQAGLQTDEIDAMILDSLFIPSPEALFDNLNQFVSLPQFSLPLIESMIPLWTGTSFGSIPASEVLSNVYDIPLFIIHGTEDSKAPYQTAEAIAEGQGNVLSRSWIVPEGKHELLFQVHPSEYIQRAALFLSQVDQQLQAERT, encoded by the coding sequence ATGAGCACGACTATAATGACACCATTGCCACTTGAAGGCGGATTTCCAAAAAACCTTCATCCCTTCCCGCTTGGCGATTCGGATAACCTGTCCCAATTGCGCAAAACCAAAAGCCGCAGCAAGCATTTGCTGGTTGCTTCCATTGCTTCCCTTACGGCAATGTGTTTGATTGCTGTCATTATTTTTCATGGCTATGTCGCATGGATGCTTGCATACCCTTATGTAGCCCCACTCTCCTCTAATCCGCAAGCGGCTATCGGCCTAGATTACGAGGATGTCATTTTCCCTAGCAAAAGCGGAAATACGACGGTCAGCGGCTGGTTCATTCCTGCAGAGAGTGATGCAAGCGAAGCGGCTCCTTCAGCACGAACTGTTGTATTCAGCCACGGTTATGGCGCTAATCGCGAAGAATCATGGGTACCGATGTATGAGCTCTCGAAGCTGCTGCACGGTTTAAACTATAATATATTGTTGTTTGACTACGGCTATGCATCTAAGGAGTACAAAGCTCCGGCCACTGGCGGCCTTGAGGAGTCACAACAGCTGCTTGCTGCAGTAGATTATGCAAAATCACGCGGAGCGGAGGACATCGTCGTCTGGGGCTTCTCAATGGGTGCAGGAACGGCACTGCAAGCAGGGCTGCAGACCGATGAAATTGATGCCATGATACTCGACAGCCTTTTCATCCCGAGCCCCGAGGCATTATTTGATAACTTGAATCAATTTGTTTCATTGCCGCAGTTCTCTTTGCCGCTTATTGAATCGATGATCCCCCTTTGGACGGGTACAAGCTTTGGATCTATTCCGGCAAGCGAGGTTTTATCTAACGTTTATGATATCCCGTTATTTATCATCCACGGCACAGAAGATTCAAAGGCGCCTTACCAAACCGCAGAGGCTATTGCTGAAGGGCAAGGCAACGTCCTATCTCGCTCTTGGATTGTTCCTGAAGGCAAACACGAATTGCTGTTCCAAGTTCATCCGAGCGAATATATCCAAAGAGCAGCCCTATTTCTAAGCCAAGTCGATCAACAGCTCCAAGCAGAACGAACATAA